The following DNA comes from Alnus glutinosa chromosome 6, dhAlnGlut1.1, whole genome shotgun sequence.
ttaattaaaattattatttgattttgatcaatcacacgcccaatgataattttaaaagtcacctcatttttttatgaacacttaatatacttatatgacatttaaaattactccTTATTAATCCCTACAATTTTGACTCAAGTGATAAAACTTTAGTAATTTccttcttgttttatttttttcaaaataaaaatattaacaaataattaaaaatataagatactaaaaaattacttttacctTTACGGCATAaacttttttataatataaaaaaaatatatatatatatatataaaaggtattAACAAACGGATTGAGATCAACAGTTTTGACAGCATATGATGAGAGATCACATATTTTGAGCTGTCCGATCTGAATTCCATGGGAACTCTTTCACTTGTATCAGTTGTATGCTAAGTTGCAATCaatttagacaaaaaataataataataataataatttactggaatatctatatctatataaaaaaataatttactggAATCCCTTATCTCAAAGAATATGCTCCGTCCATCCCAAAATTCTCAATAAACGGCGTCCTTTGTTGAGTCATAGGCATAGATCCCCGTGCCCAATTGGTAAAACATCCGTACCCATCGTTGCAAGAGAATTGAGCGAAACCCTGGCGCGACATCTTTGTCATTGAGTTTCTGGTTCAATCGCGACGAGAAAGCCACGAGTTCCTCGCTCCACGTGGGGCAATTCCGGCGCGAAATGATGGCGGTGGACTAGGTAGGGTTCGTGTAGGAATCTGAGCGATATAAAATGTGGGCTTTGTTGAGGAACTCGAGTGAGAGTGAAGGAGTGGCGATTCTTGGAATCTCTAGGATTAACTTGGGCATTGGATTACTTTTGTTTTGGGGAAGTTTGGGAATGAATTAAGAGTGAGCTTAAGGGTTTATTTGGTCAAAATACAGATCTATAATTAGGGAATGGCAACGCCGGTTGAGCCTCCGAATGGGATTAGAACGCCAGGGAAGCACCACTACTCCATGTGGCAGACCTTGTTCGAGATCGACACCAAGTACGTGCCCATCAAGCCCATCGGTCGCGGGGCATATGGCGTCGTTTGCTCCTCCGTGAACAGAGAGACCAACGAGAAGGTCGCGATAAAGAAGATACACAACGCGTTCGAGAACCGCGTCGATGCGCTGAGAACCTTGCGGGAGCTGAAGCTTCTTCGGCATCTTCGGCACGAGAATGTTATTGCCTTGAAGGATGTGATGTTGCCGATCCATAGGAGAAGCTTCAAGGACGTGTATTTGGTTTACGAGCTCATGGATACGGATCTGCATCAGATTATTAAGTCTTCTCAGACACTCTCTAACGACCACTGCCAGTATTTCCTCTTTCAGGTAACACCCAATTGTTGGTCCAGTAGGAGACTAGACTTTTGTAGTTTCTGTTAGAATATTCAttaaattttcactttttatcggcttaagcttttggaaaaCCAGAGATTTATGAAAGTGTCGGAGATGATCCTAACTCCTAAAAGCATCTCCAGCAAATTAGATAAAAGTCCCaacttttttctgttcttttttttttctccagcAGATTAACTAAAAATACATCTCTAGCACACTGGATTAATACAATTCTCATTCACAGTCACCTGCTAAACCCTCTGTATACGGCATTCTCTTTCCCAAATCACACGGAAAATTCACGCCCCACCGCAAATTCACCATAACCCTTTTGGTTACTGGCTATACCGTCCTTGCCATAACCGCAAACTCTAGACAAAAACCCATCTCGGCCGCTGTTCCTCCAAGCCAATTGCCTCTCTGGCACAGCCAATTCCACCATTTGAATGAATCCCACAATTCTCCCAGTAATCAGGGTTTGTAACTCTAACTTTGCTACTACAAGGCTCCAGTTTGAGCTCCTGCCAAACAGATGATCCATCTAACACAAACCCATTTCCAAACAGATGATCCATCTAACTCACCATTTGAATGTAACCTACAATTCAAATTGACCCCACCATTGGAGAAAGACCCAGAATTCACTTTATTTCCGCAGTTTAAGAAAGGCCCAGAAATCTGATTAGAACCGGGGTCTGAGAAAGTTGATATTTTGAGGGAAAAGTGGCCAAATTGTGGCTTGGAATGGAGAGAGAACGTTGGGATGGGAGTGTTAGTTGGGAAGGAGGAGAAATGCGCAAAGAAGATGAGGGGGGAGTTGTGTGGGGAGCCAAAGAGACCAAGACCAGACTTGAGGGAGCGAGAGAAAGGAGTAGATGCTGTGGTAGTGGGGGTGTGGTGGGAGAGTAGGAGAGCTTGAGATAAAGGTAAGAGGGGAAGTTGGTGGAGAGGGAGAAGGAGAGGTCTGACGGGGAGCTGCCGGTGGTTGTGGTGGTGGAGGAGATGAAGGGTTGATTGAAGATGGTTTTGGGTATTTTGGCCTTGAGGACTGGGTTTTGCTTGTGGTTGTGGTGGTGGGGGTCATCTTGGAACTTGACGGAGAGCTTCATATCTTATGGCTGTATGTGTATGTAAAaggagattgaaaaataaaacactggGAAGCAAACTGGGAAGCCTAAAAGGAGAGTGAGAGGAAGAAAACGGTAGGGTtaagaaacaataaataaaataaaataaaataaaaaaccattgaaaaataatatttaaagaaagtagagaatgaaatagagaatctgttagagtttgtattgaaaaatgaGTAGGTAAAATAAAGAATGTTTTTTAATTAGGTAAAATACCTATTGCTGCTAGAGATGCTCTAAGTTTGAATTCTGTCTCCCCACCTTGTATAAGTTTAATGTTTTATGTGCTTCCTGAATGAGAGTGTTAGAATATGAGTAAATATCACAAATGTTCTATAAGATGAAGTTTTTGAGaaaagcagttttttttttttttttgataagtaaagtatattgaAAAAgcacaaaggggcgcaacccatagtacataggacgtatacatgaagcccttaattcaaagaaaaaagagagcacctatctatgaattcaaaataagaacactcatgcataaactaaattttctctctccacataaacaacgtttgtagcatcattttcttcaagttcatcaaattagtctcacaatcttcaaaacaacgtgcatttcgttccctccatacacaccacatcaaatacaatggagccatgcgccaaatcggtATCAAAGTCCGATTACCGTTTTgtcccctccaactccccaacatatctttcaccaattgcggcataacccactccaccccaaacatttGCAGAATCGTCCTCCACAATTCTATAGCAACCATATAATGCAGAAACAAATGGTCAATAGACTCTCCAAAattcttacacatatagcaccactccatcacaataatgtttctctttcgtaaattatccaaagttaagattttccctaaagttgccgtccacacaaagaatgcCACTCTCGGAGGGACCTTAACTTTCTaaatacttttccacggaaaAGAAGACCGAATAGGACTATATAaaaccttatagtaagactttaCCTAAAAAGATTTCTTTCGCGCTGGAATCCAACACATTTTATCCTCTCCCTCATTTCTAACTTTAAGAGTatacaacatctcaaaaaatctactaaacccttccacctcccaatcatgaacggggcgagaaaacaaaatattccacagaATTGTGtcattttgtctctgcatattCCAGGGATACAGATGTTGAGGGTGACGGTTCTCTGCAAAGGGATGGCGTGTTTGGAGTGTTCGAGaaggtttttgaaattttggggcGCTTCTCCAAGGTGCTGGTTTGGGCCTGTGGATCTTCGAATCAGTTGGGCTTTAAGTCTTTGCTTGGGTTTAAACGTAGGGTGGGTTTTGTGGCGGGCCGGGTGCTGAAGAGGGTTAAGTTAGTTGTTAAGAGGTTTCGGGCTGGGGCTAAAGTGGTTAAGCCCTATGCCAAACTGGTCGCTGGTTCGGGCCTTAATGGTTATTCGGTCTCTGGTGGGATTTCGGGGCGGAGATCGGGTCCGGGGTGTCCTCTGTGTTCAACGGAGGTCCTTGGGAGCGCTTTTCGGCCGGTCTTGTCGTCGGCGGCAGATTCTGGGGTGGATTTGGGTCTGTCTCCTTCCGAGGCTAGTCCCAGTGATCGGCAGATCGTTCCGGTGGTCGAGTCCGTCGAATCCGTCAATCCGGTTACCATACTTCCCCCTTTTCCGGCGCCGGTTTTGATTCCTCCGGTGATTCTGAGTGATCTTCTTTCTGGGGTGCGGTCTTCTTTGGCTTCGAGTTCTTCTGGTTCAGGGCCTATCCTTCGGCAGGCAGCGGCTCTTCCGTCGGCTGGCTCTGTCTTGGTGAGGTCGGGTGTTGAGGATTTTCAGTCTGGTGAGCTTGGTGCCTTGTCTGGCAGTGCTGGGTTTGTTTCCGTCGGCGTCGATTTTGGTGTTCCTTCAGGAGCTCTCATTCGGCAGGCAGTGGTGCACTCGGTTGCCCCTGCCTTGGTTAGGAGTTTTGGTGGGGATCTTCCTTTTGGGAAGGTTGGAGGTCCTCCCGGGGTTTCGGCTTTCATTCCCCCTCTTTagtgggttttgtttcctccgTGGCCAAGACCGTTATCCTCTGTGTTTGGGTGCTCCCAGTTGCATGGGGTGTCGTCAGGGATCGTTGAGGTAGGAGAATCTTCAAAGGGGGTTGATTCGAAGGAGAGTGTTGTTGTTTACCCCAGGGTAGTGGAAGGTAGTAGGTCGTGCTTTCGCACGATGGGGGTTACGTTCGTGGGATCTGATCAGAAaggatttcttgattttttgtcTTTGCTTGAAGATGAGCGCTTTAACTCTGATTCCCCTCCTAAGAAGGTTAAGGAGATAataaggaaaaaggggaaaagagaggtcaagaatctagaatgttctATTAATTTCGATGCTAAGGGAGTGGGTTCTAGCCGACTTAGGAGTAAGAAGTTGGGGATTTGATGTAGAATTTCATTTTGGGTTTttcaggtttttgtttttgttttttttttttttttttggtgtcctttttgtatactccctgtatgcTTAGGAGCGCCTTTTACGCTTTTCTAATATATTCTGcctattacctatcaaaaaaaaaatattctcctCCACCCAGGCATCCTTGCCTCTAGCAATTAGAAACAATAGAAAATTAGTTATTTATCATATTcgatatttagttaaaatattgattaaatttacccgTTTCATCAGCTTAACTTTTGAGACAACAAGtaatatattataatatcaTATTAGGTCCATTGAACTTAAATGTTTAACGTGCCTATTGAATGGGAGTTTAGAATATGATTAAATTTCGTAGGCCATGTTTGGCAActgttttcatttttgttttttacttcttccaaaaaaatcaACCTCTTTTCAAAACTAGTACCAAacaactctctttatttttctctcacaaaaaattcaaatcttatTTCACATTATactacatcaatcactttttattccTATTCAAACCAAAAACTCACAACAAAACTCTTTAGCAAACATATCCATAATTTTCTATCAGATTAAGTTTTTGAGACAATTGGTAATTtattagttttgatattttatctaaaaataGTGATTCGAGACCATCTCCAAATTATGAAGTTTTATTCGGTATTCTAAAATTAATGATGACCGGTTCTTTTTAAGTAGTCACCTTAACCATTTTGATAGGGCTTGCTTAGATGTATTATCATTGGTTCCGGAGTTTGATAACTTGATTTGTGCTTTCTAATTATATTGATTACCACTTCCTTAATTTGAAGTTGTTGCATGTCATTCATGTAATTAGGTAAAATCATTGTGATAGTGGCATTGTACAACTGGTTGTAAATTAAAATGGTGTCGAATACAAGTTTTCTTGGTCAATTTTCTTGTGTGGATATGATAGACTCATCTTGAATATCCTATGTTGTGCTTTCTTGTATTGAAAACATGTTTTCATGTTTGTAATAGATTAGTGTCAAGAAAACatgtaaaatttgaaattaatttcaagATTTTCATGAATGTGTTGATATTATTAGGTTTCATACTGGACttatcgaaaaagaaaaagaaaaaaagtttcatACAGGATGTAACTTCCATGCTCTATCATGGCTGGAGGCTTTCTAAGAAAAGACATGTAAAAAGATAAATGGTAGTTTATCAAACTGGACAATCAGAAGCAAGAAAAATATGCTGCTTCTCCTCCTTCATCAAACTTGACAATCAGAAGTGGAGTTAACCTGCTGTTGTTTGTTGTGTGGGTATTACTATTCGATGTTGGCACATTTTGTGTTAGAAAAATCTTCACAGATGTATTAATTTTTCAAGATGCTTAAGCTTTTATTGCTTGCATTAATCCTATCTTTTGGGTTCAGTTGCTTCGTGGCCTGAAGTATCTCCACTCAGCAAACATCCTTCATCGTGACTTGAAACCTGGGAATCTTCTCATCAACGCAAACTGTGACCTAAAAATATGCGATTTTGGGCTAGCACGTACTAGCAATGTTAAGGGCCAGTTCATGACTGAATACGTTGTAACTCGCTGGTACAGGGCCCCAGAGCTCCTCCTCTGCTGTGACAACTATGGGACATCCATTGATGTGTGGTCTGTTGGTTGCATTTTTGCTGAGCTTCTTGGCCGGAAACCGATCTTTCCTGGTACAGAGTGTCTCAACCAACTTAAACTGATCATTAACATCCTTGGCAGCCAGAGAGATGAGGATCTTGAATTTATAGACAATCCAAAAGCAAACAAATACATTAAGTCACTTCCATTCTCCCTTGGGACGCCATTTTGCCGTCTCTATCCCAATGCCCACCCCTTGGCAATCGATCTGCTGCAGAAAATGCTTGTATTTGATCCGTCAAAGAGGATAAGTGTCACAGAAGCACTCCAACATCCCTACATGTCCCCACTGTATGATCCCAGCTCCAACCCTCCCGCCCAGGTCCCCATTGATCTTGACATGGATGAAGATTTAGGGGAAGATATGATAAGGGAGATGATGTGGAAGGAAATACTCCATCACCATCCGGAAGCTGCTATAGCTAGTTTGGAGGTCAGTTCCTAGTCTTTTCTTGCTTGGTATTGCAGAGTGGCCGGGGAAGGTTGTCTTGCTTTGCATGATGAAGCTTTTTTTGGGGTAAAAAACAGTTTTGCTATgtttaattaaacaataatCTTGAGAATCATGCTAAATTATGTCCTGTTAATGCATGATATGACCTTCCTTCTTGAGCTTGTTAATGAGCTTGAGCTCGGTACGAGGGGTCCTCTCTTTAAGTTGTATATAGGCGTGCTGTTGTACCATTATGATCACAAAGCTTGTATGAAGAAACTTGTACCCTTTGtaatgtcaatattttttttgtaatgtcaATGAATTGAGTATTAAGCAAAGTTAACCCAGTTCTCTTCTCCCCGTATAAATGCCGGGAGTAATGAtaggaattatttttttatccttccaaagttgtatattttaaaatcaccattattattgaattatgattcaatgatgattttaaaggTCACATCAACTTTGAAATGATAAAAAGATGGTTCCTAGTATTACTCAAATGACAGCATTATTGTAAAGATCCTCTTCGCCGATTCTGGAGCATTACTATCTTCCGCAtcaatttattttcttgctAATTAGGTtgatatttgtttctttattgtttGGGTAATAATtgatgtagatttttttttttttttggcctttggagtgatctttttttttctttaaaaaaaaaaaaaagaatttatacaAATGATTGTTTTTGGGAAGGACTTTTCTATACTTCCATACACAGAATAAGATTCTCTCCACTTTATTTGAAATTCATTCTTGGTCAAAATTAGATTTAagcttttaatgatatatatatatatatatatatatatatatatatatatatatatatatatatatatatatatatatatatatatattgctacataatttaaaagtttaaatgacCTAATGCTATGTATACAGTTAGATGTAATAAAACACAATCTTAATTGTGAAATAGATATCTccaagtgaaatggagaggattctgATCTTAAAAGACATTATCTATTTATCTACTACCTCAAAggggaggaggaaaaaaaaaaaaaacaatgaatcCTTGTAAAAAATGACTCTTTTATTGGGTGAAAATGTTAAGGCTGGTGCTGAACTGCTGGGTGGACAGTAGCCACCACTTGGTCAATAGATTTGTCTGAAATTACAAGCCCAAACTGTGGTCAGTGCAATTAGGCTTCTAGCTAATACATCTCGGGTGAGATGGAATGTCTTGGATTCTGTAAAATTTTGTGGGCAATGGGCAGTGGGCTTCTAGCCTTCTAGCTAATCAGCCAATCAGGACTACAAAAAAGGTGGTCCATAGTCCTCTTAACTGGCTGATCTAATATCTTCAAACAATACGGTGGGTGTTAAAAAAGCCtccaaaatgattttttttttttaaataaaaaataaaaaaattataaaaataaaaagaaaagaaaagaaaagaaaaaaggattttGAGGTGGAGATGATCTTTTAAACTTGCTCCCTGTGAATCAGCTCCGCCAGTGATTTACCAAGGGATATGGGTTCAGTTTCGTTTATACTGGGGGAGGGTTTAAGGGAAAGGAGAGAGCTACCTCCCACTGTGTATCCTTTATTCCTATAGACCAATGATGGCCGAAGCATGTGAAAGCCATGACAGGATGATATTACTGGTGAATGATCGATTGACTATCACAAAATGAGTCAGTGAAACGCATTatcattcttttaaaatattgcttaaacaattaaattcaatcttatgaatcaatttaagtttttaaaataagtgataatttaatatgatatgaTCATAATTACAGCagttttgaatttgaatccTGATTCGTAAATAACCTcatatttcagttaaatattcaacatattaagCTTTATTGAGATGGAGTGTtagaataacaataataataataattaattaaatgattaaattcactcaTTTTCATCAATAagtgaaaacaaataataatttaacaaactTAAGAGAGAAACTAGCTGATGCTGGGTGGAGGGGTGATTGCACATATGGGCAAGTAAGTGGTctaactaattaaataattatatttataatttcttaTTCCCCATGATCAATAGCCATATATTGGGGTTTCATCTCCAGATCATTAAATTATATGCTTTCTTTTTGGGTTGATGCATGTGTCCTTTATGCATGATAAAGAAACTCGGGCCAATCAGAATTTTCCCTCGCAGAAGGTGGTATTTTGATGATAGGTGCTAATTAATAATGtctcaagatatatatatatatatagcccaaTGGAAGCTTCTTGTGGATGAATTAGATTCGTACACACTAACACACGTACAATAATTAAGAATTTAGTCCGAAAGTATGTTGGAATATTCTTTTGTTAGATTCTGAAGCATCCCTACGGACCCTATCCAAGgttgtaacaatttttttttaagacagcATCCAAATCTCATCTTAAGACactaaacaattttatttaaaaaaattaatgaagaagaaaggaacGAGAAGAACCTTAATTTGCTCTACTGCCATAGTATATAGTGGGGCGAACCAGAACAATATTTAGTGTAGCATAAATTATGTTCTCATTTATCTAAATATCCACAAGCAAATCTAGCTTGGACCTCTCTAAAGAGACAAAACTTGAAAGGTTGGCatctttttcaaagaaaaaaaattatatttgttcCGGTTCCTTCCACAGTATACCCACCATAACCAGTATTgtttttgttggtacagttttcggggACCCTTCCTctctgatgcctaaattagtttctgtaagaaaataatactctATGCATAAAAGCTGAGTCTTAATTTATACATGGGGTATgcatgggcctatttataggcaaagaggtagaGCCAAACCTGGAGTAGGATttctgctccttgttgatctagaactgttgctagagttctaattggactttgatcctttattagacctctgatttaatcattcttcttatctgatctCTTATTTGACTAATTatagtcctatcccaattctcttgggGATAGGATCACGTACTGATCGGATTACGACTACTTACTCCAATTCAACTTGGATTAAAGTCCTAATCCGAATTTATTGAGATAACTAATACCTGATTTTTCTGAAGTAGTTGTTGAATGTCTATCTTCTCTTTAGATCGGATTGAGTAAAATTTATTCCCAACAGTTTTCAAAACCAACGTACCATGCAGGCGGCCAGTTGTTCCTTCGTCAAACCATATCTTTCAATGGTCAGGTAATTCAACAGGTCATGATTCTTTTAGTTTCTTTAGAGGTTCTTTTATCCTTAGATTACACATTCCTATGGACACATCAACAtcaattgtttaattaataacCTAATTTCAACGTTGCTGTTTGGTGGGTTGACGTCGAGATCGATCGATAGACCCTCAATATCTTGGATGAGCTCATGGTTTATTGATTTGGACTGTTTTTCTCCTCACGGTTTTGCAGGTAAAAAGcgtgtttttaaacaaaatcgtagATAGTATATATACCCTGTTTGGGAGtatatttgtttataaaaataacagtttaaaaacttagaaagtaaaaaatttacgtttttaaatttcatataaataaGGGAATCatgctctttttctttataaaaaaaaaaaaatgcacgatCATATATAAAAGTCAAATTACAATTCTAAAGGATTGTAGAGAGTGAGATCGGGGCGGTCGATTGGCCTGCAATTAATTACCTCAATGTAAATGagattatttatatttaattcctATATGTAGTACGTACGTACGTTTATGTTTTTTCACCTTAAAATTGAacagaacccaagaaaaatAACCCTTaaacccttttaatttctttattgtACCATCTACTTGTATACGTACATGCATTGTTTCATATAATCTATAAGGCAGGCAGGCATATTTCTGCTAATATTATCATCAGTTTATCCTAATTGGGGGCTTAATTTAATTAGTAGATCCTCTTTTGGCtgaatatttgattttaattaatCGTATATGCGATATTTTTTACGTACGTGTAGATAGATGAATTTATGCACGTGAGAAATATAAAGGATAGAGTTGCATGCTTTTCTCTTCTATGATCAAAGATTCAAAATGATCAAACGATGGCTCCCTTGGGAACTAATGCAACTTTTAAGGTAGGCGTGAAAATGGGGGCAAGAAACGACAGCACTAAATATTTTGTTACCACTTTAAAGAACTTAGTCTTCCATGCATATATGCACAGTCGTATTCAAGTGATCAAGGAAATCAAGGAGATACATTCATCCTGGAGCTGTACGAGTAAAGAAGATAAATTAAAGCTATATAGGTCAGACTTGGTGGGTGCTTTAATTTGCTTTCTAAAGTTAAAGCAGCACGTGCTATATTAACCGGTTACTCGAAGattcatattatatattaaacCCACCAtttcgtgtaaaaaattaattaaataattaaatttattaatttactcTTTTGAGATAACTGATAAAATTTAATATGCATAGTATTAGAACAATGATTATAAGTTCAAACTATACCTTTGTAATTTACCTCTCATTTATGTTTACTTATCGAGGGATGCATACATGAAGAAGAacgttaaaatataaattatacgtttaatttaccattttttatctacttaatttttttaataaataatggTTTAACAACCCAAACATGCACTACATGGATTTGAGTACTAGCTAGGATCACAATTAGACAAGGATGTTTATATCTAATTTATGTATATGCCCAAGCGAGATCTCGTTATTGTTTATTATGGTTAAACAAGTTAGGGGCATTGATTATTTTTCCCATCAAACGTTGAGATTAAACTTCATATATACTTAAGCCAATGCATGCCTTCTAGAGTGTTCAAGTTTCtaccaaatgagaaaaacaTGGAAATTTTCTGAACAACACACAAAACCAAAGCCACCGAAGGTATGTGATTAAAGAAAGAgagtacaaaatatttgaatctCTAAATGGGAAGCCCTTGCTTTATTacgttttttattttgatattgttagtattttcgGTTAGGTTGAACAGTAAAGCCATATATGACTCTTTCAACTTGAGGAAGTATATGTAATTTCCCATCATCTAGGAACTATCATAGTCACGTTAAGATAAACTGGTCACTCTGATCGCCACCTACTTTTTTGAATTGAGTAAGAAAAGATTACATAATGTGAAAGTCATTGCTTTGAGAAGCGAAATTTGACATGTCTTGGGCCCCCGGCCATTTAAAAAAAAGCTGAAATGGACCCCTGTCGATGGACCCTACAAACCGACCAAGCTCATCTTCCACGGCCCCGCCGCCCCTCTGTCTCTGATCAGCAGTAGTAATAAAGATTGAAGAGTCATGCATGGCAGAGTAGTCGTGCTCTGACTGTGGATCTTTTCATATTACAATCGTACGTGCCACTTTTTTCCCCGCTTCCTAACCACACAGAGATGcatgagaaaagagaaaaatatcagAGCAGTTGTAACAATGGTAGCTTTAGATTTAATGCATGGTACAGGCAAAAGTGGCTTATTAGGCACTCAATCCCGGCCCCTTTTAGCTTTAGAAttcttgctttttttctttacaataatatatttatatcctCCTATTATAAATATGTGCTATTTCTTGATGGCCATGAGACATTAACGTACAGAAATTATAGGCTATAGACTTGGGTAGGTACACGTACTTGTAGTCTGTGCATTAAGGACTAGTTTTCTTTGTATGAAGCATTTTAGGGGAATCGTTGAGCTTTTGCTGAAAACCTTTACCTTTTGATTTTGCTctgttaaaattaaaatagtCCAGAAATTCAAAAGGAGTGTATGAAAGCAAAGAAGCCAAGAAGGAGATTTCTTGCTGGAAGAATAAAACATAAAGACAATGAACCAAAGGAACAAAACTagaatcatcatcatcatcatcatcagcatCAGCGAATATTGGTGGGGGCTGATGAAATTTCCTC
Coding sequences within:
- the LOC133870462 gene encoding mitogen-activated protein kinase homolog NTF3: MATPVEPPNGIRTPGKHHYSMWQTLFEIDTKYVPIKPIGRGAYGVVCSSVNRETNEKVAIKKIHNAFENRVDALRTLRELKLLRHLRHENVIALKDVMLPIHRRSFKDVYLVYELMDTDLHQIIKSSQTLSNDHCQYFLFQLLRGLKYLHSANILHRDLKPGNLLINANCDLKICDFGLARTSNVKGQFMTEYVVTRWYRAPELLLCCDNYGTSIDVWSVGCIFAELLGRKPIFPGTECLNQLKLIINILGSQRDEDLEFIDNPKANKYIKSLPFSLGTPFCRLYPNAHPLAIDLLQKMLVFDPSKRISVTEALQHPYMSPLYDPSSNPPAQVPIDLDMDEDLGEDMIREMMWKEILHHHPEAAIASLEVSS